The Linepithema humile isolate Giens D197 chromosome 7, Lhum_UNIL_v1.0, whole genome shotgun sequence genome has a window encoding:
- the LOC137001080 gene encoding uncharacterized protein produces the protein MIHWIYTAILRPRLTYAAVVWWTRVRKKTAKVALEHVRALILREALGAMVTPVAAMGEMFGIKPFHQVVVAAAAMATYHLRCELKWKKEARHTRLPEDVLLDPIFEMQQDRLPIIRASDRHFKVHIPRPEEWEKKGGNLGARVRGGDVWYTDGSKTNTGSGAGFFGSREGWKESISLDSYATVFQAEIVAILSCVQTVRSRVEAGEHIRICTDSQAAIKALGAPTITSRLVQECRSVLNALAREREKSPLPGCLVTQSNKCADQLAKAGSEITMARALIGDTPNRELAWSIRALSRRDAKTAVHILTGHGTLNYHMYKLGRSDTSRCRACGDDEETSLHVLSDCPAHAGLRHKMLGSALLGPEQIRELPVRDLILFLRKTGLS, from the exons ATGATACATTGGATCTACACAGCCATACTTCGCCCCAGACTCACATACGCAGCCGTAGTATGGTGGACTAGGGTGCGAAAGAAAACAGCCAAAGTTGCGCTGGAGCATGTCAGGGCTCTGATTTTGAGAGAGGCCCTGGGTGCTATGGTTACACCAGTGGCGGCGATGGGCGAAATGTTCGGCATCAAACCGTTTCACcaggtggtggtggcggcggcagcAATGGCAACATACCATCTAAGATGCGAACTAAAATGGAAGAAGGAAGCCCGGCATACGAGGCTGCCGGAAGACGTTCTGTTGGATCCGATATTCGAGATGCAACAGGACAGATTACCTATTATTCGGGCTTCTGATAGGCACTTCAAAGTGCATATACCGAGGCCGGAGGAGTGGGAAAAGAAAGGTGGAAACTTAGGGGCTCGAGTGCGTGGAGGGGATGTCTGGTATACGGACGGCTCCAAGACGAACACGGGCTCCGGGGCCGGCTTCTTTGGCAGTCGAGAGGGATGGAAGGAGAGCATTTCTCTCGACAGTTATGCCACGGTATTCCAAGCGGAGATTGTGGCTATCCTAAGCTGTGTTCAGACCGTGCGGAGTAGGGTAGAAGCGGGAGAGCACATCAGAATTTGTACGGACAGCCAGGCAGCCATCAAGGCGCTGGGGGCTCCGACAATAACGTCGCGGTTGGTTCAGGAGTGCAGAAGCGTTCTGAACGCAttggcgagagagagagagaagtcacCGTTACCTGGGTGCCTGGTCACTCAGAGTAATAAATGTGCGGACCAGCTGGCAAAAGCGGGTTCAGAAATAACGATG GCTAGAGCTCTGATAGGAGATACTCCTAATAGGGAACTGGCTTGGAGCATAAGGGCTCTGAGTAGGAGAGATGCCAAGACAGCGGTACACATACTGACGGGTCATGGCACCTTAAACTACCACATGTACAAGCTTGGGCGTAGCGATACATCCAGGTGCAGGGCATGTGGAGACGACGAGGAAACAAGCCTTCATGTACTCAGCGACTGTCCTGCACATGCAGGGTTGAGACACAAGATGCTGGGCTCAGCACTACTTGGGCCCGAGCAGATCAGGGAGCTGCCGGTGAGGGATCTGATTCtctttttgagaaaaacaGGTCTCTCATGA